A single genomic interval of Lathyrus oleraceus cultivar Zhongwan6 chromosome 7, CAAS_Psat_ZW6_1.0, whole genome shotgun sequence harbors:
- the LOC127106200 gene encoding agamous-like MADS-box protein AGL29: MGSKKIEIKLVKNKEARNITFSKRRKGLYKKASDLFVLCGARVGLLGFSPGGKPFAFGSPSFQVVIDKYLYEGGNEPFENGEIDNLNQEHGALKKEIHVEGKKMEEIEKGKVHIIPINLRLE, encoded by the coding sequence ATGGGTTctaaaaaaatagaaataaaattGGTGAAGAACAAAGAAGCTAGGAATATCACATTTTCTAAAAGAAGGAAAGGTCTTTATAAGAAAGCAAGTGATTTATTCGTTCTTTGTGGTGCTAGAGTTGGATTGCTTGGATTCAGTCCTGGTGGTAAGCCCTTTGCTTTTGGTTCTCCATCTTTTCAAGTTGTGATTGATAAGTACCTTTATGAAGGAGGCAACGAGCCTTTTGAAAATGGAGAGATCGACAACCTCAACCAAGAACACGGGGCTTTGAAGAAAGAGATACATGTGGAGGGAAAAAAGATGGAAGAAATTGAAAAAGGTAAAGTCCATATTATCCCTATTAATCTTAGGTTGGAGTAA